One Kitasatospora sp. MAP12-44 DNA segment encodes these proteins:
- a CDS encoding UDP-N-acetylglucosamine--N-acetylmuramyl-(pentapeptide) pyrophosphoryl-undecaprenol N-acetylglucosamine transferase, translating into MNSDGVGGAGQLPFRLLVTGGGTGGHTYPALTAVRALESRLAAARRSLEVLWVGTADGLEARVAAEENIAFRAVATGKIRRSSNPLKMASPANLKDMGRVPWGVAQARNIVADFAPDVVLATGGYVAVPVGLAARMCRRPLVVHEQTVRLGLANRGLARAASCFAVSSASTLEFLPEAARKTAVVTGNPVRPQVLAGRADNAIAVLGLDGFDRSLPTVYVTGGAQGSQQINGLVTGCLPWLLSRANVVHQCGPANLEGLRQQATSLPPQLARRYLVTGFVKAELPDVLALADVVVSRSGAGTIAELTALGKASVLVPLATSAGGEQEHNARHLQEAGAAVALLGQVTAQGLQDALAPLLADGELRAQVAQRAREKGRPDAAERLVDVLLSAAGVRLVSRAA; encoded by the coding sequence ATGAACAGTGATGGTGTCGGCGGAGCCGGACAGCTGCCGTTCCGGTTGCTCGTCACCGGCGGCGGGACGGGCGGCCACACCTACCCGGCGCTGACCGCGGTGCGCGCCTTGGAGAGCCGTCTGGCCGCTGCGCGGCGGTCGCTGGAGGTGCTGTGGGTCGGCACGGCGGACGGACTTGAGGCCCGAGTCGCGGCCGAGGAGAACATCGCGTTCCGGGCTGTGGCCACCGGCAAGATCCGGCGCAGCAGCAACCCGCTGAAGATGGCGTCGCCTGCGAACCTGAAGGACATGGGCCGCGTTCCGTGGGGGGTGGCTCAGGCCCGGAACATCGTCGCGGACTTCGCTCCGGACGTGGTCCTGGCCACCGGCGGCTACGTGGCGGTTCCCGTCGGCCTGGCAGCGCGGATGTGCCGGCGGCCGCTGGTGGTGCACGAGCAGACCGTCCGGCTCGGTCTGGCGAACCGGGGTCTGGCGCGGGCGGCGTCGTGCTTCGCCGTGTCGTCCGCCTCGACGCTGGAGTTCCTGCCGGAGGCGGCCCGCAAGACGGCGGTGGTCACGGGCAACCCGGTGCGCCCGCAGGTGCTGGCCGGCCGCGCCGACAACGCGATCGCGGTGCTGGGCCTGGACGGCTTCGACCGGTCACTGCCGACCGTGTACGTCACTGGCGGCGCGCAGGGCTCGCAGCAGATCAACGGCCTGGTGACGGGCTGCCTGCCGTGGCTGCTGTCGCGCGCCAACGTCGTGCACCAGTGCGGCCCGGCGAACCTCGAAGGGCTGCGACAGCAGGCCACGTCGCTGCCGCCGCAGCTGGCGCGCCGCTACCTGGTGACGGGCTTCGTGAAGGCCGAGCTGCCGGATGTCCTGGCCCTGGCCGACGTGGTGGTCTCGCGCTCCGGTGCCGGGACGATCGCCGAGCTGACGGCGCTCGGGAAGGCCTCCGTCCTCGTCCCGCTGGCGACGTCGGCCGGCGGCGAGCAGGAGCACAACGCGCGGCACCTGCAGGAGGCCGGCGCTGCGGTGGCGCTGCTTGGGCAGGTGACCGCGCAGGGCCTTCAGGACGCGCTGGCGCCGCTGCTCGCGGACGGGGAGCTGCGTGCCCAGGTCGCCCAGCGGGCCCGCGAGAAGGGCCGACCGGATGCCGCGGAGCGGCTGGTGGATGTTCTGCTGTCCGCTGCGGGCGTGCGGCTGGTCAGCCGAGCGGCCTGA
- a CDS encoding YbaK/EbsC family protein, with translation MPDTPEVFQQLTDLFQSRAARYRMIPHPPEGRTDVASRLRCHPLEQAAKSIVVRVATGKRSRRYVLAVVPGDRKVDLDALAERYGGREASFATREVAERLAGSESGSITPFAFSPELDLLVDGQLLVHDEIFFNAGRLDVSVALSVTDYLDLAQPTVAPIAA, from the coding sequence ATGCCTGACACCCCGGAGGTCTTCCAGCAGCTGACGGACCTGTTCCAGTCCCGGGCGGCCCGCTACCGCATGATCCCCCACCCGCCCGAGGGCCGGACCGACGTGGCCAGCCGGCTGCGCTGCCACCCCCTGGAGCAGGCCGCCAAGTCCATCGTGGTCCGCGTGGCGACGGGCAAGCGCTCCCGCCGCTACGTCCTCGCGGTGGTCCCCGGCGACCGCAAGGTCGACCTGGACGCCCTCGCGGAGCGCTACGGCGGCCGCGAGGCGTCCTTCGCCACCCGCGAGGTCGCCGAGCGCCTGGCGGGCAGCGAGAGCGGGTCGATCACCCCGTTCGCTTTCTCACCCGAGCTGGACCTCCTGGTGGACGGCCAGCTGCTGGTGCACGACGAGATCTTCTTCAACGCCGGCCGACTCGACGTCTCGGTCGCCCTGTCCGTGACCGACTACCTGGACCTCGCACAGCCGACCGTCGCACCGATCGCCGCCTGA
- a CDS encoding S-methyl-5'-thioadenosine phosphorylase, whose product MTALPAGQRAEIGVIGGSGFYQLLEDAQEFTIDTPFGAPSDTVAVGTVGGRRVAFLPRHGRGHGLPPHKINYRANLWALRSLGVRQVLAPCAVGSLRPELGPGTVVVPDQLVDRTSGRIQTYYDQGGVHVSFADPYCPVGRSALLKAAAGAGIPAVDGATMVVVEGPRFSTRAESQWFAAAGWSLVNMTGFPEAVLARELALCYTPLALVTDLDAGIEAAGSVAQADVFEVFARNIERMRELVLEAVGLLPQERGCACPHVLDGMDLPLDLPQDLPGDHA is encoded by the coding sequence ATGACCGCACTCCCAGCCGGGCAGCGCGCCGAGATCGGCGTGATCGGCGGCAGCGGCTTCTACCAACTCCTCGAAGACGCGCAGGAATTCACCATCGACACGCCCTTCGGGGCACCCTCCGACACGGTGGCCGTCGGCACCGTCGGCGGGCGCAGAGTGGCCTTCCTGCCGCGTCACGGACGCGGGCACGGACTGCCGCCGCACAAGATCAACTATCGCGCCAACCTGTGGGCCCTGCGCTCGCTCGGCGTGCGCCAGGTGCTGGCACCGTGCGCCGTCGGCTCGCTGCGCCCGGAGCTGGGCCCGGGCACCGTGGTGGTCCCCGACCAGCTGGTCGACCGGACCAGCGGGCGGATCCAGACCTACTACGACCAGGGCGGCGTGCACGTCTCCTTCGCCGACCCGTACTGCCCCGTCGGCCGGTCCGCCCTGCTGAAGGCCGCGGCCGGCGCCGGCATCCCGGCGGTGGACGGCGCGACCATGGTCGTCGTCGAGGGCCCCCGGTTCTCCACCCGCGCCGAATCGCAGTGGTTCGCCGCGGCGGGCTGGTCGCTGGTCAACATGACCGGCTTCCCCGAGGCCGTGCTGGCCCGCGAACTCGCCCTGTGCTACACCCCGTTGGCCCTGGTCACCGACCTGGACGCGGGGATCGAAGCCGCCGGCAGCGTGGCCCAGGCCGACGTGTTCGAGGTCTTCGCCCGGAACATCGAGCGGATGCGCGAGCTGGTCCTGGAGGCCGTCGGCCTGCTCCCGCAGGAGCGCGGGTGCGCGTGCCCGCACGTGCTGGACGGGATGGACCTGCCCCTGGACCTGCCTCAGGACCTGCCGGGCGACCATGCCTGA